A window of the Budorcas taxicolor isolate Tak-1 chromosome 10, Takin1.1, whole genome shotgun sequence genome harbors these coding sequences:
- the LOC128054218 gene encoding olfactory receptor 4K14-like, with translation MYFLLANLSFIDLCLSSVTTPKMITDFLKANKTISFGGCMCQIFFGHFFGGGEMVLLVSMPYDRYVAICKPLHYSSIMNTQTCIRLVMTSWIIGFVHSISQLAIIIQLPFCGPRELDSFFCDIPLVIKLACMDTYVLEMLINADSGVLATICFILLLISYSCILLTLCHQSKDGASKALSTCTAHITVVVLFFGPCIFIYLFPLNITWVDKFLAVFYAAITPLLNPVIYTLRNKDIKIAIKRL, from the coding sequence ATGTACTTCCTGTTAGCCAATCTTTCGTTCATTGACTTATGCCTTTCATCAGTAACCACTCCTAAAATGATTACAGACTTTCTCAAGGCAAACAAGACCATCTCTTTTGGAGGCTGcatgtgtcagattttttttggacatttttttggagggggtgAGATGGTGTTGCTTGTGTCAATGCCCTATGACCGTtacgtggccatctgcaagccactCCATTACTCTAGCATTATGAACACACAAACGTGCATTCGGCTAGTAATGACATCATGGATCATTGGCTTTGTGCATTCAATAAGCCAACTAGCTATAATTATACAATTGCCTTTCTGTGGACCCAGAGAATTGGATAGCTTTTTCTGTGATATTCCACTGGTGATCAAGCTAGCTTGCATGGACACTTATGTTTTAGAAATGTTGATAAATGCTGACAGTGGGGTACTGGCCACCATCTGCTTCATTCTACTGCTAATCTCTTACTCTTGTATTCTGCTTACTCTCTGCCATCAGTCGAAGGATGGGGCATCCAAGGCGCTCTCCACTTGCACTGCCCACATCACAGTAGTCGTGTTATTCTTTGGGCCCTGTATCTTCATCTACCTATTTCCACTCAACATCACTTGGGTGGACAAGTTTCTTGCTGTATTTTATGCAGCCATCACACCACTACTAAATCCAGTCATTTACACTTTAAGAAACAAAGACATTAAAATTGCCATTAAGAGACTATGA